From one Bdellovibrionales bacterium CG10_big_fil_rev_8_21_14_0_10_45_34 genomic stretch:
- a CDS encoding histidine kinase — translation MKTVAEVLAAKKQRIYTIEQTASVFDALETLAKENLGALLVTNKAAAVGIFSERDYARRIVLEGRDPQKTTVREVMTQPLIDIDQESSVEQALEVMRDRQIRHLAIISEKQEPVGLLSLLDLTSFILEIRDKTINDLEDYVSETWPF, via the coding sequence GTGAAAACAGTCGCGGAAGTGTTGGCAGCTAAAAAGCAGAGAATATACACAATCGAGCAAACCGCCAGTGTGTTTGATGCTCTTGAAACGTTGGCCAAGGAAAATTTGGGAGCGCTACTCGTTACCAACAAAGCGGCTGCGGTAGGGATTTTTTCTGAAAGAGACTATGCACGCCGAATTGTGTTAGAGGGTAGAGATCCCCAAAAAACGACAGTGAGAGAGGTCATGACTCAGCCGCTAATCGATATCGATCAAGAGTCTTCAGTTGAACAAGCGTTGGAAGTCATGAGAGACCGTCAGATAAGACATTTGGCTATCATATCAGAAAAACAGGAGCCAGTTGGTTTACTGTCGCTTTTAGATTTGACGTCTTTTATTCTAGAAATCAGAGACAAAACTATCAACGATCTTGAAGACTACGTATCTGAAACGTGGCCTTTCTGA
- a CDS encoding DUF2288 domain-containing protein — MTLHDNGKKNPWFCCKQDYGNFHFFLTQAGDWERILNLREKLTKELLVAPWKDIRPHFEAGRVYVVSEDLELIEVAVRMVDDDVTQIQSWIISGQITPPNEIQIRSFDQSPEKTFSLLIVQPYVLLQERAH; from the coding sequence ATAACTTTACACGACAATGGTAAGAAAAATCCATGGTTTTGCTGCAAACAAGACTACGGAAACTTTCACTTTTTTTTGACACAAGCAGGCGACTGGGAGCGCATCTTGAACCTTAGGGAAAAACTCACAAAAGAATTGCTGGTCGCACCATGGAAGGACATCAGACCCCACTTTGAGGCTGGCCGAGTGTACGTTGTTTCAGAGGATCTGGAGCTAATTGAGGTTGCCGTACGAATGGTCGACGATGACGTGACGCAAATTCAATCTTGGATCATTTCTGGCCAAATCACCCCTCCGAATGAAATACAAATTCGAAGCTTTGACCAGTCACCAGAGAAAACTTTTTCACTCCTCATTGTGCAGCCCTATGTGCTGCTTCAAGAGCGAGCTCATTAA
- a CDS encoding endoflagellar motor protein: MLRLLSTAALVAFTTGCVSSSKYDDAVGERDKLQQTAQAHAEKIQEQEAMIVQLQSRLGTTNTDKEQLQKSVTDMQKALAEMKKRQAEADLRLTEYANLARKFKRLIDAGKLSVKIVDGRMVVALSSDILFASGSDRLSKDGQNAIREVARTLVTLDDKKIQVEGHTDNVPIQTERFPSNWELASGRAISVLRVIREEGMTKERISAASFADNRPVADNSTAEGRKLNRRIEIAIMPDLSSLPGFEELQKFSQ; encoded by the coding sequence ATTCTTAGGTTGTTGTCGACTGCCGCGTTGGTGGCTTTTACCACAGGCTGCGTTTCTTCTTCAAAGTATGATGATGCTGTAGGCGAGCGAGACAAATTGCAGCAAACGGCACAAGCACACGCTGAAAAAATTCAAGAACAAGAGGCTATGATCGTTCAGCTGCAGAGTCGTCTTGGCACTACCAATACTGACAAAGAGCAACTTCAAAAATCGGTAACCGATATGCAAAAGGCTTTAGCAGAAATGAAAAAACGTCAAGCTGAAGCAGATCTGCGTCTCACGGAGTACGCAAACCTTGCTCGAAAATTCAAGAGGCTTATTGATGCAGGTAAGCTGAGCGTGAAGATTGTAGACGGCAGAATGGTTGTAGCCCTCTCAAGCGATATTCTTTTTGCATCTGGTTCTGATCGACTCAGTAAAGATGGCCAAAACGCTATCCGAGAGGTTGCGAGAACTTTGGTCACCTTGGATGATAAAAAAATTCAAGTGGAAGGACACACAGACAATGTACCAATTCAAACAGAGAGATTTCCGTCAAATTGGGAGCTTGCATCGGGACGAGCGATTAGCGTATTGAGAGTGATCCGTGAAGAAGGGATGACAAAAGAGCGAATCAGCGCCGCTAGTTTTGCCGACAACCGTCCTGTAGCCGACAACTCAACAGCCGAAGGCAGGAAGCTCAACCGCCGAATAGAAATTGCTATTATGCCAGATCTCTCCAGTCTGCCGGGTTTCGAAGAGCTCCAAAAATTCTCCCAGTAG
- a CDS encoding amidinotransferase encodes MNVLMGSKEIGDYLLQFGNYSLQNHQTLLMADPSNFEVAYAINPHMKDENGNLKKVDRAKAITQWESLKELYQELGIRVLILPTLPEAPDLVFTANSMLPFFEPGSQKLRLLPSVMFSEFRKAEVKHAAHFLEGAGYQVLSQFDGDIMEGNGDVLAFPRAPLFIAGYGFRTKQKSLQRVSELTGHAVVPLQLVSDQFYHLDTCLSVLSKDTVAIVKEAFDEPSLQRIQVLFPRIIEISNQEAIEAFAGNCFCPDGKNVVLQAGADEFEKKLRDEGFRCLPVETSEFMKSGGSVFCLKLGLH; translated from the coding sequence ATGAACGTTCTAATGGGATCTAAAGAAATTGGGGATTATCTTCTTCAGTTCGGAAACTATTCGCTACAAAATCATCAGACTCTACTCATGGCGGACCCCTCAAATTTTGAAGTCGCTTATGCCATTAATCCCCACATGAAAGATGAAAATGGGAACCTGAAAAAGGTGGACCGTGCAAAGGCTATCACTCAGTGGGAAAGCCTTAAGGAGCTCTATCAAGAATTAGGAATTCGCGTATTGATACTTCCGACGCTCCCTGAAGCGCCCGACCTAGTGTTTACAGCAAACTCAATGTTACCGTTTTTCGAACCTGGTTCGCAAAAACTAAGGTTGCTTCCTAGCGTTATGTTTTCGGAGTTTCGAAAAGCAGAAGTGAAGCATGCGGCCCACTTTCTAGAGGGAGCGGGTTACCAAGTTTTAAGTCAGTTTGACGGAGACATCATGGAAGGAAATGGTGATGTACTTGCCTTTCCGCGTGCACCACTGTTTATCGCCGGGTATGGTTTTCGCACGAAACAAAAAAGCCTTCAGCGTGTTTCTGAACTCACTGGTCATGCCGTTGTGCCCCTCCAGCTTGTAAGCGACCAGTTTTACCATCTGGACACTTGTCTCTCAGTGCTCTCTAAAGACACTGTTGCAATTGTGAAGGAAGCATTTGACGAGCCTTCGCTTCAGAGAATTCAGGTTTTGTTTCCTAGGATAATTGAGATTTCAAACCAGGAGGCCATAGAGGCGTTTGCAGGAAATTGTTTCTGCCCCGATGGTAAGAACGTTGTTCTGCAGGCGGGTGCAGATGAGTTTGAAAAAAAACTAAGAGATGAAGGCTTTCGCTGTTTGCCCGTTGAGACCTCCGAATTTATGAAATCAGGAGGCTCAGTATTTTGTTTAAAACTCGGATTGCACTAG
- a CDS encoding ethanolamine utilization protein EutJ: MVLQCRFKAATYAAVLLALTISCTKKGSDSSEDPSGDSIKIGEVGSMTGPEATFGTSTHNGIELAIKETNEAGGVLGKKLKLISIDNQGKPEEAAIAMTRLINQEKVIAILGEVASSRSLAMAPIAQSSKIPMISPSSTNPKVTEIGDYIFRVCFIDPFQGTVMAKFANENLKAKKVAILRDIKNDYSIGLADFFAETFKASGGKIVKDLSYSAGDVDFKSQLVSIRAQKPDAIFVPGYYTEVGLIARQAKELNIDAPLLGGDGWDSPKLKEIGGSAVNGSYFSNHYSAEDQDPHVQGFISKYKEAYGVVPDGLAAMGYDAARVLIEALERAKSTESKPLRDAVAATTEFKGVTGKITINDKRNAVKSAVVLKVENGDFKYQTTINP, encoded by the coding sequence ATGGTTTTGCAATGCCGGTTTAAGGCAGCAACGTACGCCGCAGTCCTTTTAGCTCTCACAATAAGCTGTACAAAAAAGGGCTCCGATTCCTCAGAGGATCCATCTGGTGATTCTATAAAAATTGGCGAAGTGGGCAGCATGACTGGGCCAGAGGCGACTTTTGGCACCTCGACTCATAACGGCATCGAACTGGCCATTAAAGAGACCAACGAAGCCGGCGGAGTTTTAGGTAAGAAGCTCAAGCTCATCAGCATCGATAACCAAGGAAAGCCCGAAGAGGCTGCTATCGCGATGACTCGCCTCATCAATCAAGAAAAAGTCATAGCTATTCTTGGCGAGGTGGCTAGCTCACGAAGTCTTGCCATGGCCCCAATCGCACAAAGCAGTAAAATCCCTATGATTTCTCCTTCGTCGACAAATCCTAAGGTAACAGAGATTGGTGATTATATATTCAGAGTTTGTTTTATCGACCCTTTTCAAGGGACAGTTATGGCTAAGTTTGCGAATGAAAATCTGAAAGCAAAGAAAGTAGCCATTTTAAGAGATATAAAAAATGACTACAGTATCGGGCTTGCAGATTTTTTTGCCGAAACTTTTAAAGCATCAGGCGGAAAAATTGTAAAGGACCTCAGCTACAGTGCCGGAGATGTGGATTTTAAATCGCAACTTGTCTCTATTAGAGCACAAAAGCCAGATGCGATATTTGTTCCGGGCTACTATACTGAAGTCGGCCTCATTGCCCGCCAAGCCAAAGAGCTCAATATAGATGCTCCTTTGTTGGGCGGAGACGGATGGGACTCGCCAAAGCTTAAGGAAATTGGCGGCTCTGCCGTGAATGGCTCGTATTTTTCTAACCATTATTCAGCAGAAGACCAAGATCCACACGTACAAGGTTTCATTTCAAAATACAAAGAAGCTTATGGCGTTGTGCCAGACGGGCTCGCGGCAATGGGATATGACGCTGCGAGAGTGCTTATTGAAGCTCTCGAGCGAGCAAAATCTACAGAATCTAAACCACTTAGAGATGCGGTCGCAGCGACCACTGAATTCAAAGGCGTGACAGGCAAAATCACTATTAACGACAAGAGAAATGCAGTGAAGTCCGCTGTTGTTCTAAAAGTTGAGAACGGTGATTTTAAATACCAAACAACTATCAATCCGTAG
- a CDS encoding branched-chain amino acid ABC transporter permease — translation MIDILQHLINGLSLGSIYALIALGYTMVFGILKLINFAHGEVYMLGAFFGYYSSHYFGLANNPSIGAFFIAVAAAMVGCTVVGFTIERLAYRPLRNAPRINVLITAVGVSLLLQFSGQLFFGSDPKFFPQILEVKSQIHLGALQINPLQLTVFVSSVVLMSILQFVIFHTRLGRAMRAVSFNHETAMLMGINTDRVISYTFMLGSSLAGAAGVLVGIIYPKIEPLMGVLPGLKAFVAAVLGGIGNILGAVVGALILGLSEEFVVAYGSSTFRDALAFSILILVLLFKPEGLFGANRSEKV, via the coding sequence ATGATAGATATACTGCAACACCTTATCAATGGTCTTTCTCTTGGAAGCATCTACGCACTCATCGCCCTTGGCTACACGATGGTATTTGGTATTCTCAAACTCATCAACTTCGCCCACGGTGAAGTCTATATGTTGGGTGCTTTCTTCGGGTACTACTCTTCGCATTATTTCGGTCTCGCTAACAATCCTTCTATTGGAGCTTTTTTTATAGCTGTCGCAGCTGCGATGGTTGGATGCACTGTGGTGGGATTTACTATAGAGCGCCTAGCCTACCGGCCCTTACGAAATGCACCCAGAATTAATGTTTTGATCACTGCAGTTGGGGTCTCGCTACTTCTTCAGTTTTCTGGACAGCTCTTTTTTGGATCAGACCCAAAGTTCTTTCCGCAAATTCTTGAAGTGAAATCGCAGATTCACCTTGGCGCGCTTCAGATTAACCCGCTTCAGCTGACTGTTTTTGTGTCTTCTGTGGTTCTTATGTCGATACTCCAGTTTGTGATATTTCATACAAGGCTTGGCCGAGCGATGAGAGCCGTAAGTTTCAACCATGAAACAGCTATGCTTATGGGAATTAACACAGACAGAGTGATTTCCTATACGTTTATGCTTGGCTCCTCATTGGCCGGTGCAGCTGGTGTTCTCGTGGGGATTATTTATCCTAAAATCGAACCTTTGATGGGCGTACTTCCAGGCTTAAAAGCCTTCGTTGCCGCTGTTCTTGGTGGGATCGGGAATATTTTAGGCGCCGTCGTCGGGGCTCTTATATTGGGGCTTTCTGAGGAGTTCGTAGTCGCCTATGGGTCTTCGACATTCAGAGACGCACTCG